One Cystobacter ferrugineus genomic window, ATGAACGTGTAGACGAAGATGGACATGGGAAGACGCTCCCTCGCGTAACCCCTCGGGGTTGGATGGACCGACCGTATGAGGCAAACCTAGGAACGCGAGCGGGGAGCGGTCAGGCGGTAGGGGACGAGGGCTTCCGCTCTCGGCCGCTAGCCGAGTTCTCCGTCCAGGTGGGCCATGACGGTGAGCGCGGCGAGCGCGGCCGTCTCGGTGCGCAGGATGCGGCGGCCGAGCGTGACGGGCCGTGCGCCGAACGTCTGGAGAGCGGACACCTCTTCGCGGGTGAGTCCGCCCTCGGGGCCGACCACGAGCGCCACGGGGGTGCCGGCGGGGCGCGAGCGGAAGGCCTCGCTCAAGGGGACGGCGGATTCCTCCTCGTCGAGCACGAGCAGGAGCGTGTCCGGGGAGAGCGAGCGGGCGGCCTCCAGCAGGGCGCGAGGCGGGTGGACGCGGGGCACGTCATTGCGCCGGCACTGGCGGGCGGCCTCCTCGACAATCTTGGTCCAGCGCGTGGTGCGCTCCTCGGCCCGCTTGGGCTCGAGCTTCACCACGCTGCGCGCGGCGGCCACGGGGTGGAAGGCGGTGGCGCCCAGCTCGGTGCCCTTTTGCAGCACCCACTCCAGCTTGTCCCCCTTGGGCAGGCCCTGGAGGATGTGCACCTCGCGCGAGGGCGGCGCGTGCCGGGCCTCGCCGAGCCCCAGCCGCACGGTGTCCTCCTCCACCGCGAGCACGCGCGCGGAGAAGGCGCGGCCGGCGCCGTCGAAGACCTCGAGCACGGAGTCCTCGGCGAGCCTCAACACGTGCAGGAGGTAATGGCGCCGCTCGCCCGAGAGCGTCACCTCGGTGGGGGCGGGCTCGGGGAGGGGAACGAAGAGTCGGACCACGGCGAGGGTGTCCTCCAGCGAGGGGAAGGGGGGACTTCACCAGGAAGCCGCCCCTTGCACCAGGGCTGGCTCAGTGCCGCGTGTCGCGCAGCCGGAAGTCGGCGACCGAGGGCAGGTGATCCGACGCTTCGGTGGAGTGGTCCACCTCGAGCAGCAGCGGCTCGAGCTCGGCCGAGGCGAAGAAGGTATCGAAGCGCTTGCCGGTGGCGGGCACGACGCCATTGCCGTTGGGCAGCGAGTTGAGGGTGGACATGTCGGCCACGTCCTGCAGCCGCATCCACTGCGGGGAGTCCTTCGGATACTTGCCGGCGACGAGCAGCTCGCGCGCCTCGTCGGGTTTCATGTGCGAGCCATCCGGCATGCGCACGCGCAGCTCGCGGGCGCGGCGCAGCGGATCGTGCAGCTCGTGCTCGAGCGCATGGAGCGCGCGGCGCACGCGCACGTCACCGATGTTGCCCACGCCCCAGTCCCCCACGCTGGGGTGCACATCGCCGTAGCGCGACTCGTAGTCGCGGATGGTCTCGGTGGGCTCGTGCTTGCGCAGCGCGCTGGGCAGGAGCGAGTAGTGCTGCTTGACGTTGATGTTGGCGTTGAAGTCGCCCAGGGCGATGGAGGGTACTCCCTCGCGCGAGTGCACGAGCGCCTGGAGCTGCCAGAGCTGACCGGCGTTGACGCCGCTGTCGCCCAGGGTGTGGTGCACGTTGTAGAGGGCCACGGGGCGGCCGTGCACGTCGATCAACGTGAAGAGGGCGCCCCGGTCCTCGTCCAGCTCGCCCACGAAGCCCTGGCGCGAGACGGCGGCCGCGCGCGCGTCCGCGGGGAAGTCATAGGTGAAGTGCGCGGCCTCCTCGATGGGGTGACGGCTGAGGATGGCCTTGCCGTTGACCACCGGCCCGTGGAGGTCGCGGCCCTGGTAGGCCACGTGGAAGCCGAAGTCGCGCGCGAGCTCCATGGCGGTGGGCTGACTGGCTTCCTGCAGGGCGATGACATCCGGCATCCGGCCACTCGCCTCGAGCTCCTCGAAGTAGTGCTGGAGCAGGGCGCGGCGCTCGCCGCCCAGGAGGATGTTGTACGTCATCACGCGCAGGCAGCCGGTGCGGGGTGGGCGGGGCTGGGGATGGTGCACCAGCAGCGTCACTCCCGTGCCCAGTTGGCGAGGGCCCGTGGCCGCCTGGAGCGACTCGAACCCTTGGAACACGTGAAGGGGCTCGCGGTGAGGCAGGTGCGTGGGGGGGGCGAGGGGAACTCCATCGATGACCCCCCTCCCGAAGGGGAGGCGGTCCAGAAGTCTCGAAAGGGCCTGTCCTGGCATGGGTCCTCGGCGTGAATGCGTGGCTTGCGCTGCAAGCTTCCCCCCGCAATCTTGGGCGCGTGCGGGCGCCCGCCAACCCGTGCCGTCTCCGGCGAGGGTGGAAGGAGGGACAGGCGAGCCAGGGAGGGCGGGCTCGGCTGGCGGTATACCAGCCGGGCGAGGACGGGCGCGGTGCGCGGACTACGTGTGGGCCTGGCTGTCCCGGCCGTTGGCGGTGGACGCCGCGTGGGCGTCGGCGGGCAGCTTGTAGTCGCCCGTCAGCACGGCGACGAAGAAGAGCGGTCCCACCAGGGCGTGGACGAGGTTGGTGAGGAAGGAGGGAGACTTCTTCTCCCAGACGGAGTGGCCGGCGAGCTGCACGCCCCAACCCACCACGGCCAGGAGGATGACGGCCCAGACGGGCAGCAGCCGTCCGAGCGGAATGCACAGCAGCATGAAGGCCGAGACGAGCAGGCCCAGCTTCGGGTCGGCGCGCAGGTACCAGACCAGGGAGGCGAACCAGCCCACCATGGCGAGCGTCAGCGCGCCGCCGGGGAGCGCGGGGACGGGCACCAGCCGCACCCAGTCCAGCATCGCCACGATGTGCAGGACGATGACGGGAATGGCGATCTTGTGGGTGAGGCGGTTGGTGGGATGCTGGTGCGAGGCGTAATACTCATCGAACAGGGCCTGGGTCCGTGGTCTGAGCATGGGGAAAGTCTAACCCCGGTGGAAGTCCAGCCGCACCCACTCGCCCTGCTGGGCACCTGGCTCCGCCACCAGGCCGAGCTTCACGTAGGCCGCCTCCACGTCCGCCTTCTGGTGCGCGAGCACACCCGCCAGCAGCAGCTTGTCCTTCACCCGGGGGACGATGAGCGGCGCCAGCTCGATGAGCGTGTTGGCGAGGATGTTGGCCACCACCAGCTCGAAGACGCCGTCCACCTCGTCCAGGCTCTTGCCGGACAACTCCAGCCCAGGGGTCGCGTTGACCTCGGCGTTCTCCCGGGCGAGCTCCACCGACACCGGATCATTGTCCGTGCCCACCACCCGCCCGGCCCCCAGCTTCTTCGCGGCGATGGCCAGCACCCCCGTCCCCGTCCCCACGTCCAGCACGCTCGCTCCCGGATGGGAGGCCATGTAGTCATCCACCGCACCCAGACAGAGCGAGGTGGTGGGGTGGTCGCCGGTGCCAAAGGCCATCTTCGGCTCGATGACGAGGCGCACCCGGTCGGCCGGGGCATTGGCGGCTTCCCAGGGAGGGCCCACCCACAGCCGGCCGACCTGGACGGACTTGATGTGGACCTTCCAGGCATTGCTCCAGTCCTGCTGGGCCTCCTCGGCGAGCTGCAGCCGCGCCGAGGGGAAGCTCTCGGCGAGCTGGGCGCGGGCAGCCTCGGCCGCCTCGGCGTCATCGAAGTAGGCCACGAGGATGGCCTCGCCCGGCGCGGGCGCCCGGACTCCGGGCATGGTGGGCCCCTCGCGATCCCGCACTTCCAGTCCCAGCACGCCCACGTCGTGGAGCAGATCCTGCGCCGCCTCTGAGTCCCCGTCCGGCAAGTCCACCGTGAGGGTCTGATACGTCCCCGTCATGTCGCCCTTCTCGCAGCTCTCGTTCTTCTCGGGAAGATGCCGGGTTGGCTGCAGTGGGGGAAGAAATTTCGGGGGGGCGGGCGCCCCGCTCGTTGGCCCTGGGGGGAACAGACGGGGGCGGCGATTTCCTCTTGCGGAATTTGCGGTAAGCTCCCCGCCAGACCCTTTATCAGGTCCCCCTCGTCGTCCTGCCCCTACCCGTGAGTGCCCGTGATTCAGGATGGAGTATGAAGCGAACCCGTCGCAATACCGGCTTCTCCCTGCTTGAGCTGATGACGGTCGTGGGCATCATCGGCATCCTCGCCGCGCTGTCGTTGGCCGCGTTGGAGGTGTTGCCTCAGCGCACGCGGCTGACGGGCGGCGCGCTCGAGTTCGCCGCCGTCATCTCCAGTGCCCGCTCCCATGCCTACGGTCGCAACCAGCGCGTGGCGGTGTTGATCAACGCCGCCACCCAGGAGCTCGGCAAACCCATCGACTACTGGGTGGTGGTGGACAAGGGGTCGTACCTGCTCAATGCGTTGAGGGCCAAGCCGAATTGGACCAGGCTGAGTGACCTCAAGTTCACCCCTTCGTCCGGGACGGGGGGAGAAGAGTTGTTCACGATGTACGACTCGGGGCACTTCAACCCGTCGGTGCGGGTGTTGCCGCAAGGCTTCAGCCAGGCGGTGGGCTCGGTGGCGCACCCGTCCTGCGGCAAGCTGGAGTACGCTGATATTGCCCTGGCTCGCGGGCAGCCCAAGACTTCCAGCCACATGTTCCCGCCGCCCTACTGCTTCGTGCCGAGCAACAGTGGGTGCACCTTCTGCAGCGGGGACGGTATGACGACGGACCTGCGCGGCGTCATCTTCTTCGAGCCGGATGGCTCCGTGCGGTTCGCCAACGCGGCGGGAGTGTTCTCCCGCGATGGCGCCGCCTCCATCACGCTCCTGCCCACGGGCGGCGGAGGGCTGGAGAGTGCCCAGGCCGTCGTCATCACCAACACCGGTCTTGTGCGGACCTTTTCGGCGTCCACGAGGTGATTTCCATGTTGCGAAGGGGTTTCTTCCGCCCACGTCGCGGCTTCACGACTATAGAGGCACTCATCGCCGCGGTGGTGTTCCTCCTGGGTCTTTCCGGTCTGCTCGGCGCGCTCACCCAGGCGCGCAACGCCACCGGCCAGGCGCGCCGGTACATGCAGGCCACCGACATCGCCAACGATCTGCTCGAGCAGATCCAGCTCTGGCCAGCCACCGACACGCGTCTGACTCCCACGACGGCCGGCGTGTGCAAGGACGATCCCCTGGACAAGGTGGGCGCCCTGAGTCAGCCGAAGGGGTCCGCCGCGTATTCGGCCTATGCGGCGTGCCTGAGGAGTGATGCGGACCTCAAGGCCAGTGGCCGGAGTTGGGCGGGGCTGACGAATCCCACCTTCATGGACGAGCTGGGGTCGCAGGGGACGCCGACCCAATACGAGCGTTACTACATGATCCTGTCCAAGGAGGTGCGCGAGAACGTCCAGTGGCTGCAGATCTGGGTGAAGGTCCGCTACGAGGATCCGGATGGAGTGCGTGTCGTGACCGTCCAGGGAATGCGCGTTGTGATGTGATGGGGACCCCGTGATGCGACCAAGGCATGGTTTTTCACTCATTGAGCTGATGGTGAGTTCCGCCGTGACGTTCCTCACGGTGCTCACGGTCTCGGCGGCGTTCCTGAACTACTCCCAGTCCTTCTACACGCAGGCGGGGATTCGCGGTGGGCAGGCCTCGTTGCGGCAGAGTCACCTGACGGTGATCCGCAACCTGCGCATGGCGGGCTATGGCATGGAGCCCAAGTACGCCTTCGACTTCCCCAGCGATTGGATGCGGGCGAGTTCGCGTAACAACAACATGTCCAACCGGCTCGTCTTCCGGATGCGCAATCCCTCGTTCAACGCCGTCGCCCAGACTGTCACCAACGCGGGCATTACCCTCAAGGAGCCGCTGAAGGAGACGCTGCGTCAGGGGCAGCTCATCCAGGTCATGTGTGAGGGCGCTGCCGGCTGGGGCTATGCTCGGTTGACGGCGGATTCGCCGGTGAAGAGCAGCGCCCTGACGCTCTCGGGGGCGCTCGACAAGTTCCCCAACACCAAGAAGCTCGAAGACGTGGAGTGCTTCAAGCCATCCAGCAACACGAGGATCTACGTCTTCAAGATCGACGTCTACGACTACTCCATCCGGTTCATCGACGACCGCCCCTACCTCTTCCGCCAGCATGGGCTCGGAGCGACCACCTCGAGCGATCCCTACGGGGAGCCGGTGGCCGAGGACATCGAGGCGTTTCGCGTCACCTTCCTGCGGGAGGATGGCACTCCCTTCATTCCGGATCCCACGGCGGACGCCCCGGAATACGACACGCCCGTGACGGTTCCGCCGCATCCGTGGCGCACGAACAGGCATCCGGCCAACATCCGTGCCGTCATCGTGGGCATGGTGGCGCGCAGCAGCACGCGGGATCTGTCCACGACCACGAGCAACAGCATTCCCGCGTTCAGCAAGTCCGAGACGGGGGTGGCCGCGTATGTGCCATCGCCATCGGGCGGCCCGGGTCCTCAGTCGATTCCGCTGGAGCCCGAGATCACCCTGGATCGCGGCACGGGCAAGCCTCTGGCCCCGGGCATCCGGCGGGTGGTGTCCGAGATGACCGTGCAGGTGCGCAACATGCGCTCCTCGGCCATGTCCGTGCCCCTCTATTCGCTGGAGGCAGGCGCCTGCAAGGGTGGCGGTGTTCCCTCTAACGACTACAACTGTGCTGGCGGCTAGGAGGATTTTCCCATGAAAAAACACCTCGGCAGACGCGGTTCCGTGCTGTTGCTGGTGGTGGTGCTGTTGGCGGTGCTCAGCCTCCTGGCGGCGGCCGCCATGTCCTTCTCCCGCAGCGAGCTGGGCGCGGTGAAGAACGAGCGCTCGGGAGATGAGCTGCTCGCGTGCGCGGACGCGGGCCGTCAGTACATGCTCGCGCGCTTCGACGTGACCACTGGCTCGCCCATGGAGCTGAAAGCGGTGAACGTCAACCTCAACGCCGACATCACCAAGGCGGACGTCAACTGCCCGGAGAGCGCGAATGTCCCCGCGGACGCCAAGTGTATGCGCAGCGGCCACCTCGGGCAGATGTCAGTCACGGGCGTGACGAAAGTCGAGAGCAACGCGGGTGGCAGTTTGAGCGACATGCGGGATACGGGCAACATGGTTGGAGCACCTATGTTGGGGGGCGTTCCCCACAAGGTTACGGTCCACTGTCTGGATGAAAACGGACGAGGGACCGAAGTGGAATTCGTGGTCAAGTTTGGTGTCTAGGAGCCTTTCATGATGCGCATCAACTTCGACACCCTTCGACGTGCGTGGAAGAGTTCCTTCTCGCGCAAGGTGGCGCTGGCCTCGGGGGCGGTGGTGGTGGGAGCCACGGGACTGGCGGCCCTGGAGAGCCGCTCGGGCCTGCTTGGCACCCCGGCCGATGCCGCGTGCTGCACGGGCGCCGTGGCCACGGGCGACTCGATGATCAGTCCGCCCCAGGGGGCGGACAAGGATTTCTTCGAGTTGCCCTCCAGTCCGCCCAGCGTCTTCTTCCTGCTTGGCACCAACCGGTCCATGCAGGAGTTCGCCTACGATCCCAAGCTGAGGTCCTACCTCCGCGACGCAGCGGGGAAGGAACAGACCAATACGGGCTACCTCCCCGAGGTCTTCTCGTCGACTCATACGTCGCCAGGCCCCGTGTACAACGACACGAAGCGAGGCAACTTCGTCAACACGGGCTGCGACGATCCTGAGCTGATCAAGGCGATGAGCTGGTTCGAAAAGGGCAGCTCGGACCCGGAGAAGAACGGTTCCACCATCTACGACCCCGATCCCGATCTGGGTGGTGATGAGTTCTTCAATCCCGGCGAGTTCTACCATTCGCGGGGTTGGCGCGTTTCCTGGAACGGGAACAACGAAGATCTCCCGTACTCCATGAACGCGGACTTCAAGGGCACGGTGTCCGACAGCAATGTCACGAACATGTGCAGGCAGGTATGGGGCGGCGACGGCTCCTATACGAAGCTGCCGGCCCTCTACTATTTCAATGAGTGCATCCGTTGTCTGTCGAGCAAGGGCTGGTGGCGTGGTCCCATCGCTCCCTTCACCGAGAAGGAAAACGGCCACCTGGGTCCGCCGCAGTACAAGGACGAGCCGCAGTTCCCCAAGGAAGCCTATCGCAAGTGGGTCGTCAGTGGCCGTATCCTCAACCTGCACCCGCCCAAGTTCGTGGTGGCGCGCAAGGTGCTCAAGGACATCATCGACAAGGCCGAGAACGTGCGCATGGGTGTGGCCACCTTCGGCGAGGACCGCGGTTGGTACGATCCGCCCTGGGTCCTCGCGGACATCGAGCCCTCCTGCCCCAAGTCCTATCCCGTCATTGATGAGGCGGAGCTCAACCGCCCCAATTTGAAGAGGAAAGTGAACACCGCGAAGTTCAGGCACAACGAGCGCGCCATCGGTGAGGCGCTCTTTGGTCTGGGCGGCTATTTCTCCTCGCAGGGCGTGGACCAGAGATGGACGAAGTGGTTCGACCAGACGCTCATCGGCAACAACACGCCCAAGTACTCCGAGGGCTGGAACGGGTGGCCGGGTCAACCCAACGGCGGTATCTTCGACAACCCCATCTGGCCCAAGCAGTCGGGTGGTGCCTATGGCGAGAGCGGGGATGAGTGGCTCAAGCAGCAATATACCTATACCGATCCCGCGACCGGGAATCTCATTACCCTTCCAGGTCAGCGCTTCGAGCAGGGCGGATCCAATAAGGCCGTGTGCTTCCCCTGCCAGGTCAGCTCGGTCATCGTCCTCACCGACGGCACGCCCAAGTATGACAACTCGGTGCCCATCACCAAGATGATGAAGCTTCTGGTCGATGCGGGCGCTCGTCACGAGACGCCGGGCAAGGAGTTGGTCACGTTCGACCCGAGCGATCCCAGGAACAACCTGAACTCGGGAGGCATCAACTACTGCGGTGATTTCGGTGTCAGCAAGTTCGATTGCGATTACACCGACTACAACTGGCCGCATGGTCTGGCGAAGGGCAACATGAACTTCATGGATGACGTTGCCTTCTTCCTGGCCCATTCGGACCTGCGTACGGCCGACGGCCAGGAAGCGCAGTCCAAGGGTGTCCAGTCCATGCGGACGTATACCGTTGGCTATGGCGACAACAGCCCCATGCTCCAGAGCATCGCCAAGGCGGGCAAGGGCAAGTTCTACCGGGCCGACAACGGGCAGCAGTTGCACGATGCCATCATCAATGCGCTGGGCGACATCAAGCAGCAGTCCACCTCCTTCGCCTCCGCCAACATCTCCGGCGTGCAGACCGGTGGCATGGAGTCCTCCACGTTCGTGCCGCGCTTCATTCCGCGCCGCGACCGTCCGTACGAGGGCCACCTCTACCGCTTCTTCTACTTCAACGAGTTCGCCCAGGGGTGCAAGCCGACGAAGCCGCCCGCGACGCCGCACGCGCGCGACCTCAACGGAGATGGGGATTGCGACGACGCCTTCTTCCTGGACAAGCCCAGTGGTTTCGATGGCAAGGTGGCCAAGATCGAGAACTTCACGAAGCTGGACATCGTCCAGGAGAATGACGAGGGCGTCTGGGTTCAGGCGGCCACCGGCGTCGTGGACGAGAAGGGCGTGCTCAAGGGCGGCCTGCCCGCGGAACCCTTCTGGGATGTGTCGGAGACGCTCAACCTGCGCAAGGCGGGGTTGAAGTGCGACTTCGACAACCCGCTCAATCCGGTGGGAGGCCGCTGCATCTTCACGCTCATCGACCGGAACAAGGACAGCAAGTTCACCGCGGAGGACAACCCCCCCGTGGAGTTCCACGAGGAGAACGTGGCCCAGCTCAAGGAGTACCTGCTGGCCGCGGGCGACACCTTCTGCTCCACGATGTTCTCCAGGGGCGGCCAGAGCACTGGCTATAATCCGAGCTCCGCCGAAGATCAGTCGAAGTGCGCCTCCCTGCTCATCCGGTTCGTGCGTGGCGTTGATGTCTTTGATATCGACGGCGACAACGAGCGCGCCGAGGGGCGGCCGTGCGCGGACGATCTCCTGGATTCTCCCGCGCCCAACACGGGTTCCACTGATGCCGAGGATCGGCAGCACCAGAAGGGTCAGAAGACCTGCAAGCTCGCGGACATCTTCCACTCCTCCCCGGTGACCGTGGAGCCGCCCGTGGAGCCGTTCCTGTGCTCGCTGGGTCTGAGCAGCCAGTGTGTGTCCACGCTCTATGATGACTTCTCGTACTCGGTGACCTCGGAGCCGCTGTGCGGCACGGGTGGAAGCGCCACGCCCTGCTACAAGGCGACGCCCATGTCGCCGCCCCGCTCCGCCTCGAAGCCCTATGGCGCCTATGAAGAGCATGTGAAGCCGAAGCCCGAAGATACTGAAGGGCTCAAGGTCGCCCGGCGCGACCGGATCGCGCTGGTGGGCTCCAATGGCGGCATGCTGCACGCCATCCACGTGGGCACGTACAACGCGGCGGCCTCGACCAAGGGTCCTGTCTACGACGTGGGCACGGGACAGGAACTGTGGGCCTTCGTGCCGCCGGACCTGATGCCCCGGTTGAACCAGATGGTCTCGGGCCACGACTACTACGTGGACGGCACGGCCATGGTGCGTGACATCTGGGCGGATGGTGCGCCGTCGGATCTCAGCCGCGATGGGAAGAAGGAGAAGACGGAGTTCCGCACCATCGCCGTGATGAGTGAGCGTGGGGGCGGTCAGCGCTACATGGCGCTCGACGTGACGGATCCCTACCTCATGCTCAAGGCGGCCAAGAACCAGGCCGACGGCAGCCTCAAGCCCTTCCGCTGGATGTTCCCCAATGCCTGCGACAAGGAGTCGCTGACCATGGGGCAGTCCTGGTTGAACTTCGCGCCCAAGCCTCCGCCCATCGGCCCCGTGCGCCTCAAGGCCTCGGAGTCTGGCCCCACCAGCGATAAGGAGCGCGGTTGGGAGGAGCGCTGGGTGGCGATGCTCAATGGCGGCTACAGCCCGGACCTGTCGCGTGGCCGCGGCGTGTACATGGTGGATGCCTGGACGGGCGAGAAGGTGTGGGCCGCGGAGGCCCGGCCCGGCGCCAATGCCGGTAGCTACGCCGCCGTGCTCAACACCATGCAGCCCGTGGTGGCCTCGGTCTCGATGGTGGACATTGGCAAGGCCGAGGGACTGCAGCGCGACATGGATGGCTTCTTCGACACGATGGTCGTCGGCGACATGGGCGGCCAGGTGTGGACCTTCCGCTTCAAGGAGCCTGGCGTGGTGGACACCACCACGGGGGTGGTGAAGAACTGGTTCGGTGCCCGCTCGCTGGAAGTGCAGCGCAGCGACGGGGCGGTCAACGGCCACGAGAAGGCGCCCTTCTTCCATGTCGCCTCCACGGTGCTGCAGCCGGACACCGGCTGGTTGCGAGCCTTCCTCGGCACGGGAGACCGTCAGCATCTGCGCACCTCGCCGGGCACGGACTGCAGCGCGGATGACCTGCTGGCCTGCATCCGGCTCAAGTGCGACGTGAAGGCGACCTTCGTCGGTGAGCTGAATGGTCAGCAGCGCAACAGCACCATCGAGTACAAGGGCGGCGTGCTCACGAGCAACGCGGAGAGCTGGCAGAACACCATCGGCTCGGCGTGCTCGAGCGCCAAGATGGAGCTGACCGAGCTGACGTACAGCTGCCCCGCGTCCGCCTACGGCAGCGCGACCTATCCGCCACTGACGTTGAGCACGAAGTCCAGCTGCTCGCTCACTGGCGGCAGCTGGGAGTGCACGCACTCGCCGCTCAACACGTTCGATGACCACGATCAGCTGCTCTCGCCCGAGGAGGAGGTAACGGTGGGCACCAACCGCTACTTCGGCTTCCACGCGTACGGTGGCTCCAAGCGCGTCTTCAACGACGAGGCGGGTGCGATCGCGTTCGACAAGCTGCGCCTGACGGACAAGCCGAACTTCACCTGCGAGGGACAGAACTGCTCGCTGGTGGATATGACGATCCCGGACAACCTCTACAGCAAGTTGCCCGCGGTGAATGGCGTGGAGCAGCGCTACATCACCGACGTGAACCTCGCCGTGATGAGGAACAAGGCGCCGGGCTCCTCGAGTCCGGGCTGGTTCATCCGCTACACCAACAACAAGGCGGAGCGCACGGCCTCCGGTTCGACGGTGCTCGCGGGGGTCGTGTTCTGGTCCTCCTTCGCTCCCTACACGGAGA contains:
- a CDS encoding DUF962 domain-containing protein, whose protein sequence is MLRPRTQALFDEYYASHQHPTNRLTHKIAIPVIVLHIVAMLDWVRLVPVPALPGGALTLAMVGWFASLVWYLRADPKLGLLVSAFMLLCIPLGRLLPVWAVILLAVVGWGVQLAGHSVWEKKSPSFLTNLVHALVGPLFFVAVLTGDYKLPADAHAASTANGRDSQAHT
- a CDS encoding pilus assembly FimT family protein, with product MKRTRRNTGFSLLELMTVVGIIGILAALSLAALEVLPQRTRLTGGALEFAAVISSARSHAYGRNQRVAVLINAATQELGKPIDYWVVVDKGSYLLNALRAKPNWTRLSDLKFTPSSGTGGEELFTMYDSGHFNPSVRVLPQGFSQAVGSVAHPSCGKLEYADIALARGQPKTSSHMFPPPYCFVPSNSGCTFCSGDGMTTDLRGVIFFEPDGSVRFANAAGVFSRDGAASITLLPTGGGGLESAQAVVITNTGLVRTFSASTR
- a CDS encoding 16S rRNA (uracil(1498)-N(3))-methyltransferase — translated: MVRLFVPLPEPAPTEVTLSGERRHYLLHVLRLAEDSVLEVFDGAGRAFSARVLAVEEDTVRLGLGEARHAPPSREVHILQGLPKGDKLEWVLQKGTELGATAFHPVAAARSVVKLEPKRAEERTTRWTKIVEEAARQCRRNDVPRVHPPRALLEAARSLSPDTLLLVLDEEESAVPLSEAFRSRPAGTPVALVVGPEGGLTREEVSALQTFGARPVTLGRRILRTETAALAALTVMAHLDGELG
- a CDS encoding type IV pilus modification PilV family protein — protein: MLRRGFFRPRRGFTTIEALIAAVVFLLGLSGLLGALTQARNATGQARRYMQATDIANDLLEQIQLWPATDTRLTPTTAGVCKDDPLDKVGALSQPKGSAAYSAYAACLRSDADLKASGRSWAGLTNPTFMDELGSQGTPTQYERYYMILSKEVRENVQWLQIWVKVRYEDPDGVRVVTVQGMRVVM
- a CDS encoding 50S ribosomal protein L11 methyltransferase, which gives rise to MTGTYQTLTVDLPDGDSEAAQDLLHDVGVLGLEVRDREGPTMPGVRAPAPGEAILVAYFDDAEAAEAARAQLAESFPSARLQLAEEAQQDWSNAWKVHIKSVQVGRLWVGPPWEAANAPADRVRLVIEPKMAFGTGDHPTTSLCLGAVDDYMASHPGASVLDVGTGTGVLAIAAKKLGAGRVVGTDNDPVSVELARENAEVNATPGLELSGKSLDEVDGVFELVVANILANTLIELAPLIVPRVKDKLLLAGVLAHQKADVEAAYVKLGLVAEPGAQQGEWVRLDFHRG
- a CDS encoding PilW family protein; amino-acid sequence: MVSSAVTFLTVLTVSAAFLNYSQSFYTQAGIRGGQASLRQSHLTVIRNLRMAGYGMEPKYAFDFPSDWMRASSRNNNMSNRLVFRMRNPSFNAVAQTVTNAGITLKEPLKETLRQGQLIQVMCEGAAGWGYARLTADSPVKSSALTLSGALDKFPNTKKLEDVECFKPSSNTRIYVFKIDVYDYSIRFIDDRPYLFRQHGLGATTSSDPYGEPVAEDIEAFRVTFLREDGTPFIPDPTADAPEYDTPVTVPPHPWRTNRHPANIRAVIVGMVARSSTRDLSTTTSNSIPAFSKSETGVAAYVPSPSGGPGPQSIPLEPEITLDRGTGKPLAPGIRRVVSEMTVQVRNMRSSAMSVPLYSLEAGACKGGGVPSNDYNCAGG
- a CDS encoding endonuclease/exonuclease/phosphatase family protein is translated as MFQGFESLQAATGPRQLGTGVTLLVHHPQPRPPRTGCLRVMTYNILLGGERRALLQHYFEELEASGRMPDVIALQEASQPTAMELARDFGFHVAYQGRDLHGPVVNGKAILSRHPIEEAAHFTYDFPADARAAAVSRQGFVGELDEDRGALFTLIDVHGRPVALYNVHHTLGDSGVNAGQLWQLQALVHSREGVPSIALGDFNANINVKQHYSLLPSALRKHEPTETIRDYESRYGDVHPSVGDWGVGNIGDVRVRRALHALEHELHDPLRRARELRVRMPDGSHMKPDEARELLVAGKYPKDSPQWMRLQDVADMSTLNSLPNGNGVVPATGKRFDTFFASAELEPLLLEVDHSTEASDHLPSVADFRLRDTRH